Proteins encoded in a region of the Buchnera aphidicola (Phyllaphis fagi) genome:
- a CDS encoding IscS subfamily cysteine desulfurase, with the protein MKFPIYLDYASTTPVDEKVAQDMMKYLTLNGTFGNTASRSHKFGWLAEESVDIAREKISELINVDPREIIFTSGATESNNLAIKGCCDFYKNKGNHIITSSTEHKSVLDTCRYLEQKKYQVTYINPEVNGIINLKKIKECINKNTILISIMYVNNETGTIQDIYKISKICHKNNILFHVDATQGIGKLPLDLKKIHIDLMSFSAHKIYGPKGVGVLYVKRKPRVRLSAQIHGGGHERGMRSGTLPVHQIIGMGTACYIAKKNMLHELSYLLKLRNHLWQGINMIEEVYLNTNLKNSAPHILNVSFNYVEGESLIMALKNLAVSSGSACTSASLEPSYVLRALGLKDELAHSSIRFSIGRFTTKEEIDYTICTVHKAIKKLRELSPLWEMFKSGIDLNKVQWKYN; encoded by the coding sequence ATGAAATTTCCAATTTATTTAGATTATGCTTCAACAACTCCTGTAGATGAAAAAGTTGCACAAGATATGATGAAATATCTTACACTAAATGGAACATTTGGTAATACTGCATCTAGATCACATAAATTTGGTTGGTTAGCAGAAGAATCAGTAGATATTGCAAGAGAAAAGATATCTGAGTTAATTAATGTTGATCCTCGTGAAATAATATTTACTTCTGGTGCTACAGAATCTAATAATCTTGCTATTAAAGGATGCTGTGATTTTTATAAAAATAAAGGAAATCATATTATTACTAGCAGTACAGAGCATAAATCAGTTTTAGATACTTGTAGATATTTAGAACAAAAAAAATATCAAGTTACTTATATAAATCCAGAAGTAAATGGAATAATTAATTTAAAAAAAATTAAAGAATGCATTAATAAAAATACTATATTAATATCTATAATGTATGTAAATAATGAAACAGGTACAATTCAAGATATTTATAAAATATCTAAAATTTGTCATAAAAATAATATTTTATTTCATGTAGATGCAACTCAAGGTATTGGAAAATTACCTTTAGATTTAAAAAAAATTCATATTGATTTAATGTCATTTTCTGCTCATAAAATTTATGGCCCTAAAGGTGTGGGTGTTTTATATGTTAAGCGTAAACCTAGAGTACGTTTATCTGCTCAAATTCATGGTGGTGGTCATGAAAGAGGTATGAGATCTGGAACTTTACCAGTACACCAGATTATTGGTATGGGTACTGCATGTTACATAGCAAAAAAAAATATGTTACATGAATTGTCTTATTTATTAAAATTAAGAAATCATTTATGGCAAGGTATTAATATGATTGAAGAAGTATATTTAAATACTAACCTAAAAAATAGTGCTCCTCATATTTTAAATGTTAGTTTTAATTATGTTGAAGGTGAATCTTTAATTATGGCTTTAAAAAATTTAGCTGTTTCTTCTGGGTCAGCTTGTACTTCTGCTAGTTTAGAACCATCATATGTATTACGTGCACTTGGTTTAAAAGATGAATTAGCACATAGTTCTATTAGATTTTCAATCGGTCGATTTACTACAAAAGAAGAAATAGATTATACTATTTGTACAGTTCATAAAGCTATTAAAAAATTACGTGAATTATCTCCATTATGGGAAATGTT
- the cyaY gene encoding iron donor protein CyaY: MNINCVTFHNLFNKILLTIEEYLDIFSHENDIDYEVNYQILTIVFQKNKKIIVSKQEILKQIWLATNINGYHFNYKNGNWICNRSKRNFWNILEESFYTLGNISVNFSKFYFKGRDDKNNTIKNI; encoded by the coding sequence ATGAATATTAATTGTGTAACATTTCATAATTTATTTAATAAAATTTTATTAACAATTGAAGAATATTTAGATATTTTCTCACATGAAAATGATATAGATTATGAAGTAAATTATCAAATTCTAACTATAGTGTTTCAAAAAAATAAAAAAATTATTGTTAGTAAACAAGAAATATTAAAACAAATTTGGTTAGCTACAAATATTAATGGATATCATTTTAATTATAAAAATGGGAATTGGATTTGTAATCGTAGTAAACGTAATTTTTGGAATATTTTAGAAGAATCATTTTATACACTTGGTAATATAAGTGTGAATTTTTCTAAATTTTATTTCAAAGGTCGTGATGATAAAAATAATACAATAAAGAATATTTAG
- the rho gene encoding transcription termination factor Rho has protein sequence MNLTALKNMPVSELLILGKNIELDNLARMRKQDIIFTILKQHAKSGENIFGDGVLEILQDGFGFLRSSDSSYLSGPDDIYVSPSQIYKFNLRTGDSVTGKIRPPKEGERYFALLKIHKVNYDQPENSKSKILFENLTPLHANSRLRMEKGTGCCNDLTARILDLSTPIGKGQRGLIVAPPKAGKTILLQNIAKSITYNHPECVLMVLLIDERPEEVTEMQRLVKGEVVASTFDEPSSRHIQVAEMVIEKAKRLVEHKKDVIILLDSITRLARAYNTIIPSSGKVLTGGVDANALHRPKRFFGAARNVEEGGSLTIIATALIDTGSKMDEVIYEEFKGTGNMELLLSRKISERRIFPAIDYNRSGTRKEELLTSSDELQKMWILRKIIHPMNEIDAMEFLINKLSMTKTNYEFFNMMKRS, from the coding sequence ATGAATTTGACTGCTTTAAAAAATATGCCTGTCTCTGAATTATTAATTCTTGGTAAAAATATAGAATTAGATAATTTAGCTCGCATGAGAAAACAAGATATTATATTTACTATTCTTAAACAACATGCAAAAAGCGGAGAAAATATATTTGGAGATGGAGTTTTAGAAATTTTACAAGATGGATTTGGTTTTTTACGTTCTTCAGATAGCTCCTATTTATCTGGACCTGATGATATATATGTTTCTCCTAGTCAAATTTATAAATTTAATTTAAGAACAGGAGATAGTGTAACAGGAAAAATACGACCTCCAAAAGAAGGAGAACGATACTTTGCTTTATTAAAAATACACAAAGTAAATTATGATCAACCTGAAAATTCAAAAAGTAAAATTTTATTTGAAAATTTAACACCTTTACATGCAAATTCAAGATTACGCATGGAAAAAGGAACTGGATGTTGTAATGATTTAACTGCTCGAATTTTAGATCTATCTACACCAATAGGAAAAGGTCAAAGAGGATTAATTGTTGCTCCCCCAAAAGCTGGAAAAACTATTCTTTTACAAAATATTGCAAAAAGTATAACTTATAATCATCCAGAATGTGTACTTATGGTACTTTTAATTGATGAAAGACCAGAAGAAGTAACTGAAATGCAAAGATTAGTTAAAGGAGAAGTAGTAGCATCCACTTTTGATGAACCTTCATCTAGACACATTCAAGTAGCTGAAATGGTTATTGAAAAAGCTAAACGATTAGTTGAACATAAAAAAGATGTAATTATTTTATTAGATTCTATTACAAGATTAGCTAGAGCGTATAATACTATTATTCCGTCTTCTGGTAAAGTATTAACTGGTGGTGTTGATGCTAATGCTTTACATCGACCTAAACGTTTTTTTGGAGCTGCAAGAAATGTAGAAGAAGGAGGTAGTTTAACAATCATTGCTACTGCTTTAATTGATACTGGATCTAAAATGGATGAAGTAATTTATGAAGAATTTAAAGGTACTGGAAATATGGAGTTATTATTATCTAGAAAAATTTCAGAAAGACGTATTTTTCCAGCTATTGATTATAATCGATCCGGAACTAGAAAAGAAGAACTATTAACGTCATCCGACGAACTACAAAAAATGTGGATTTTACGTAAAATTATTCATCCTATGAATGAAATTGATGCTATGGAATTTTTAATTAATAAATTATCGATGACTAAAACAAATTATGAATTTTTTAATATGATGAAAAGATCTTAA
- the ilvD gene encoding dihydroxy-acid dehydratase: MPIYRSKTSTSGRNMAGARALWRATGMNDEDFKKPIIAVVNSFTQFVPGHIHLQAIGQLIANEINASGGVAKEFNTIAIDDGIAMGHSGMLYSLPSRELIADSIEYMINAHCVDSMICISNCDKITPGMLMASLRLNIPSVFVSGGPMEAGKIDNRLTKINLVDAISESANTKIPDNIIDQIERSACPTCGSCSGMFTANSMNCLIEAMGLSLPGNGTLLATHTDRKKLFLQSAQTIVNLTKRYYQDDDISTLPRNIANKHAFYNAMKLDIAMGGSTNTILHLLAAAQEGKINFTMSDIDKLSKITPHLCKVAPSTEIYHVEDVHRAGGVMGILGELNRINLLNTHVKNILGISLKKMLNKYDITTTQDKKILKMFRAGPLGVRTIKPYSQSFRWVAVDKDREQGCIRSSKFAFSKEGGLAVLYGNLAKNGCIIKTAGLKKNQFIFQGPAKVYESQESAVKAILNNKINKGDVIVIRYEGPKGGPGMQEMLYPTTYLKSMGIDKECALITDGRFSGGTSGLSIGHISPEAANKGIIALVQDQDIIYINIPKRIIHLEISEKELQIRMQKEELKSKNSYQPKNRNRPISFALKMYGFFATSADKGAVRDYKKIHDYKSM, from the coding sequence ATGCCAATATATCGTTCCAAAACTAGTACTAGTGGCAGAAATATGGCTGGAGCTAGAGCTTTATGGCGAGCTACAGGAATGAATGATGAAGATTTTAAAAAACCAATCATTGCGGTTGTTAACTCTTTTACTCAATTTGTTCCAGGACACATTCATTTACAAGCAATAGGACAACTCATTGCAAATGAAATTAATGCATCTGGAGGAGTAGCAAAAGAATTTAATACAATTGCTATTGATGATGGAATTGCTATGGGACATAGTGGTATGTTATATTCTTTGCCGTCTAGAGAATTAATAGCAGATTCGATTGAATATATGATAAATGCACATTGTGTAGATTCTATGATATGTATTTCAAATTGTGATAAAATTACACCAGGTATGTTAATGGCTTCTTTAAGATTAAATATACCATCTGTTTTTGTATCTGGCGGACCTATGGAAGCTGGAAAAATTGATAATAGATTAACTAAAATTAATTTAGTTGATGCAATTAGTGAAAGCGCAAATACAAAGATACCTGATAATATAATTGATCAAATTGAACGATCTGCATGTCCTACTTGTGGATCATGTTCAGGTATGTTTACTGCCAATTCTATGAATTGTTTAATAGAAGCAATGGGATTATCATTACCTGGAAATGGTACTTTATTAGCTACTCATACTGACAGAAAAAAGTTATTTCTGCAATCTGCTCAAACTATAGTAAATTTAACAAAAAGATATTATCAAGATGATGATATTTCTACATTACCAAGAAATATTGCAAATAAACATGCTTTTTATAATGCTATGAAATTAGATATTGCTATGGGTGGATCTACTAATACTATATTACATTTATTAGCCGCTGCTCAAGAAGGAAAAATTAATTTTACAATGAGCGATATTGATAAATTATCCAAAATTACTCCACATTTATGTAAAGTTGCACCAAGTACAGAAATATATCATGTAGAAGATGTACATCGAGCTGGTGGTGTAATGGGAATACTTGGAGAATTAAATAGAATTAATTTATTGAATACTCACGTAAAAAATATATTAGGTATTTCTTTAAAAAAAATGTTAAATAAATACGATATTACAACCACTCAAGATAAAAAAATTCTTAAAATGTTTAGAGCAGGACCATTAGGAGTACGTACTATAAAACCATATTCTCAATCTTTTCGATGGGTAGCAGTCGATAAAGATCGCGAACAAGGATGTATAAGATCATCAAAATTTGCTTTTAGCAAAGAAGGTGGTTTAGCAGTATTATATGGAAATTTAGCAAAAAATGGCTGTATTATTAAAACAGCTGGTCTTAAAAAAAATCAATTTATTTTTCAAGGTCCAGCAAAAGTTTATGAAAGTCAAGAATCAGCAGTAAAAGCAATATTAAATAATAAAATTAATAAAGGTGATGTCATTGTTATTAGATATGAAGGACCTAAAGGAGGACCTGGAATGCAAGAAATGTTATATCCTACTACTTATTTAAAATCAATGGGTATTGACAAAGAATGCGCACTAATTACTGATGGTCGATTTTCCGGTGGAACTTCTGGATTATCTATTGGGCATATTTCACCAGAAGCTGCAAATAAAGGTATTATTGCTTTAGTGCAAGATCAAGATATAATATATATTAATATTCCTAAAAGAATAATTCATTTAGAAATATCAGAAAAAGAATTACAAATTCGTATGCAGAAAGAAGAATTAAAATCAAAAAATTCTTATCAACCTAAAAATCGAAATAGACCTATTTCATTTGCATTAAAAATGTATGGATTTTTTGCAACTAGTGCAGATAAAGGTGCAGTACGTGATTATAAAAAAATTCATGATTATAAAAGTATGTAA
- the trxA gene encoding thioredoxin → MIDHHIINLTDKNFEEIVLNNTQPVLVDFWAEWCGPCQMFAPILEKIAQKYQNHLIIAKINIDTFPNIASNYSVQSIPTLLFFQDKKVIYTHVGMINEAEIKKIITKYLNIII, encoded by the coding sequence ATGATTGATCATCATATCATTAATTTAACAGATAAAAATTTTGAAGAAATTGTATTAAATAACACACAACCAGTACTTGTTGATTTTTGGGCTGAATGGTGTGGACCTTGTCAAATGTTTGCACCTATTTTAGAAAAAATCGCTCAAAAATATCAAAATCATTTAATTATTGCAAAAATTAATATTGATACTTTCCCAAATATAGCTTCAAATTATTCTGTTCAAAGTATACCCACTTTATTATTTTTTCAAGATAAAAAAGTAATTTATACACATGTAGGTATGATTAATGAGGCAGAAATTAAGAAAATAATAACAAAATATCTAAATATAATAATATAA
- the ilvC gene encoding ketol-acid reductoisomerase has translation MKNYFNTLNFRQKITQLKKCRLLSKKEFNNKTNILKNKNIVIIGCGAQGLNQGLNMRDSGLNISYALREDSINKKNKSWLNATKNNFKVGNYNELIPTADLIINLTPDKQHRQVIDNIQHLIKKNAILGYSHGFNIVETGQIIRQDITVIMVAPKCPGTEVREEYNRGFGVPALIAVHDQNDPWKDGLEIAKSWAYAIGSHKAGVLESSFIAEVKSDLMGEQTILCGLLQTSSLVLYKYLIAKGHNSNYVIKLLQHGWEILTESLKHGGIKLMLDRLSNSSKIRACQLSNELKTIFTPLFKKHMDDIISGQFSSTMIDDWNNKDKNLLMWREKIKNTQFEKLPKSDINISEEDYFNHGTLMVSILKAGVELSFEIMVQSGIKKESAYYESLHELPLIANTISRKRFYEMNMVISDTAEYGSYLFTNRATKILNNFLHCLQNQDIGDTYPNQKIDNINLQQLNDNIQNHPIEKIGKKLRSYMVKMKSISNI, from the coding sequence ATGAAAAATTATTTTAATACACTTAATTTTCGTCAAAAAATTACACAATTAAAAAAGTGTCGTTTACTCAGTAAAAAAGAATTTAATAATAAAACCAACATATTGAAAAATAAAAATATAGTTATTATTGGTTGTGGTGCGCAAGGTTTAAATCAAGGTTTAAATATGAGAGATTCAGGATTAAATATTTCATATGCTCTTCGAGAAGATAGTATTAATAAAAAAAATAAATCTTGGTTAAATGCTACAAAAAATAACTTTAAAGTAGGAAATTATAATGAATTAATTCCTACAGCTGATTTAATTATTAATTTAACACCTGATAAACAACATAGGCAAGTTATTGATAATATACAACATTTAATAAAAAAAAATGCTATTTTAGGTTATTCTCATGGATTTAATATTGTTGAAACAGGTCAAATTATTCGACAAGATATTACTGTAATTATGGTAGCTCCTAAATGTCCAGGTACTGAAGTTAGAGAAGAATATAATAGAGGATTTGGAGTTCCTGCTTTAATTGCAGTACATGATCAAAATGATCCTTGGAAAGACGGTTTAGAAATTGCAAAATCTTGGGCTTATGCTATAGGCAGCCATAAAGCAGGAGTATTAGAATCTTCATTTATTGCTGAAGTAAAATCCGATTTAATGGGAGAACAAACAATATTATGTGGATTATTACAAACTAGTTCATTAGTATTATATAAATATTTAATTGCTAAAGGACATAATTCAAATTATGTAATTAAATTATTACAACATGGTTGGGAGATACTTACTGAATCTTTAAAACATGGTGGTATTAAATTAATGTTAGATCGTTTATCTAATTCATCAAAAATTAGAGCATGTCAATTATCGAATGAATTAAAAACAATTTTTACTCCTCTATTTAAAAAACATATGGATGATATTATTTCTGGTCAATTTTCTTCTACTATGATTGATGATTGGAATAATAAAGATAAGAATTTATTGATGTGGCGTGAAAAAATAAAAAATACACAATTTGAAAAATTACCAAAATCTGATATAAATATTTCAGAAGAAGATTATTTTAATCATGGCACATTAATGGTTTCTATATTAAAAGCTGGGGTAGAATTATCTTTTGAAATTATGGTGCAATCTGGTATTAAAAAAGAATCTGCATATTATGAATCTTTACATGAATTACCTTTAATTGCTAATACTATTTCTAGAAAACGTTTTTATGAGATGAATATGGTAATATCTGATACAGCAGAATATGGAAGTTATTTATTTACAAATCGAGCTACTAAAATTCTTAATAATTTCTTACATTGCTTACAAAATCAAGATATTGGTGATACTTACCCAAATCAAAAAATTGACAATATTAATTTACAACAACTAAACGATAATATTCAAAATCATCCAATTGAAAAAATTGGAAAAAAACTAAGAAGTTATATGGTAAAAATGAAAAGTATTTCAAATATTTAA